Genomic window (Penaeus vannamei isolate JL-2024 chromosome 22, ASM4276789v1, whole genome shotgun sequence):
tatatatatatatatatatatatatatatatatatatatatatttatttatatatatatatttatatatatatatatatatatatacatatatatacatacatatatatatatatatatatatatatatatatatatatatataatatatacatatgtatatatacatatatatagacatatatatatacatatattcaaatatatatatatatatatatatatatacatatatatacatatatatacatatatataaatacatatacatatatatatacatatacatatatatacatacatgcatacatacatatatatatatatatacatacatacatacatacatacatacatacatatatatatatatatatatatatatatacatatatatacatatatatatacatatatatatatccatatatatatacatatatatatatatatatacatatatatatatccatatatatatacatatacatttatatatatatatacatatatatatttatccatatatatatatatatataaatatatatatacatatatatatatatatatatatatatatatatatatatacatatatatatatacatatatatatatatatatatatatatatatatacatatatgtatatatatatatgtatatatatatatttatatatacatatataaataaatatatatatatatatatatatatgtataaatatatataaatatatataaatttatatatacatatatatatatagatatatacatatatacatatatataaatatatatatatatatatatatatatatatatatatatatatatatatatatatatatatatatatatatatatatatatataattagctatttaaatacaaacaacacatacaaatatatatatatatatatatatatatatatatatatatatatatatatacatatacatatatacacacacacacacacacatacacacacatacacacacacacacacacacacacacatacacacacacacacacacacatatatatatacatatatatatatattcttaaatatgtatatatatacatatatatatatatatatatacctatatttaatatatatacatatatatacatatacatatatatatatatatatatgtatatatatatatatatatatatatatatatatatatatatatacacatacatacatacatacatacatacatacatacatgtatatatatacgtatatatacatatgtatatatatacatatatatatatatatatatatatacatatatatacatatgtatatatatatacatatatatatgtatatatatatacatataattatacatatatatatatatatatatatatatatatatatacacacacagatatatatatatatatatatatatatatatatatatatatatacatatatatatatatacatatttatatatatatataaacatatatatatacatatatatatatatatatatatatatatatatatatatacacacacatatatatatgtatatatagatatacacacacacacacacacacacacacacacacacacacatatatatatatatatatatatatatatatatatatatatatatatacatacatatatatatatatatatatatatatatatatatatatatatatatatatatacacacacacaaacacacacacacacacacacacacacacacacacacacacacacacacacacacacacacacacacacacacacacacacacacacacacacacatataaacacacacacacacacacacatatatatatatatatatatgtatatatatatatatatatatatatatatatatatatatatatatatatatatatatatatatatatatatatatatatatatatatatacacaacacacacacacacacacacacacacacacatatatatatatatatatatatatatatatatatatatatatatatacatatatatacatttatatatacatatatatatatatatatatatatatatatatatatatatatataaacatatatatacatacatatatatatatctatatacacacacacacacacacacacacacacacacacacacacacacacacacacacacacacacacacatatatatatatatatatatatatatatatatatatatacatatatatatatatatttatatatacatatatatatacatatatatatacatatatatatatatatatatatatatatatatatatacatatatatatatttacatatatatatatatttagatatatttacatatatatatatatatatatatatatatatatatatatatatatatacacacacacacacacacacacacacacacacacacacacacacacacacacacacacacacacacacacacacttacacacttacatatatacacacacacctacacacacacacacacacacacacacacacacacacacacacacacacacacacacacacacacacacacacacacacacacacacactcgcacacacactcgcacacacacacacacacatatatgtatatatatatatatatatatatatatatatatatatatatatatatatatatatatatatacctatatatatatatacacacacacacacacacacacacacacacacacacatacatacatatatatatatatatatatatatatatatatatatatatatatatatatatatatatatatatatatatatatatatatatatatatataagctgcaaAGGAAATTAGTTTAATTTGTAGGTATATTCTATTTATAATGCATTGTTTTTAAAAGGATTGTTTACCTTCAGCTTTAAACACTATAATAACAGGAACATAAACGGAGTTTAACCGCTTAAGGGAGAAGTTGGCAGCTTCTTCTTGATCTACCTGTTCCCTTGATTAGGAGAGCTGGACCACTTCTATCATTAACAGTGATAAGCCTCTATTTTGACTTTAACCAAGCAAAAGTAAAGGTGAGTTAACACCAAAAATCAAGCCGAAACTGAGTGCAATAGTTCGCTTTTTACTTAATGAAGTTAGCTCCTAATGGAGCACCTTTTGAGTGCAAATCAAATGTCATTGTTGACTATAACTCCAATAAGCTCACTCTAAAGCTCCCTGATTCCATTCATGATATAATCCAACAtggagaataatgatgaatacGAATCATGTAAAAGCTCAGGCTGAAATATTTGAGAAATTAATGATTATAGCTAAAGGTAGTAATAATGTAATTTCTACatcaaagataagaaaaataacggCAATTAAGAAAAatcggagagaaaaaggaagtcgGGCAGATCCTTTAGGATCAAATCCACATTCGAACGGGGAATTTTTTTTACGGTCTATGATGGTTTTCTTTGCTAAAAGAGAAGCAAGAATTATAACAACAGCTCTAATGATTAAGGTAATTGTGATTGAGACTAATAAAATGATCATTGCCTTTTCTAGAAATTTTCTAGACCCTCTGGCTGCAGGCCAAATATACTATTATACTAAACATGCATCCTCCTCATCAATAAATGGAGATATAAAGGAAGAGTCAAACTACATCTACAAAGTGTCAATATCAAGCGACAGCTTCAAATCCGAAATGATGAGTAGCTGAAAAATGACATTTATATAAACGATATAAACAAACTATTAAGAAAGTTCTACCAATAATAACATGAAGACCGTGAAAACCTGTGGCAACAAAGAATGTGGAACCATAAACAGAATCGGCAATTGTAAATGGGGCTTCATAGTATTCTAGAGCTTATAGTGCTGTAAAATATATTCCTAGGAATACTGTAATAGCCAGACTTTGTATAGCTTGGGAATGGTTAGATTCTATAATCGCGTGGTGAGCTCATGTTACAGTGGCTCCAGAAGCAAGTAAGATAGCAGTATTTAGGAGAGGAATCTGGAATGGGTTAAAAGTTTGAATACCTGCTGGAGGTCAGCAACTTCCTACTTCTACGTTAGGAGCAAGTCTTCTATGAAAGAAAGctcaaaaagatgaaaaaaagaataaaacttcTGAGGTAATAAATAGGATTATTCCTCATCGAAGTCCAATAGTAACTGCCTTTGTATGAAGACCTTGATAAGTTCCTTCTCGTGTAATATCTCGTCACCACTGAATTATAGTGAGAGTAGTAGCAGTAATTCCTAAAATCAATAGGTCAGGATTGAATTGGTGGAATCATTTAACTAATCCTGTAGTTAATATTATAGCTCTAATTGAGCCTGTAAGAGGTCATGGTCTTATGTCTACTAAGTGGAAGGCGTAATGTCCATGAGATGATGTCATTAGTTTAAATATTATGTGACTTCACTAGCGTAAAGGGTTCTTAATACTGCAAATGCATATGACTGAATAACTGCTACAGCAGCTTCAAGAATTAATAATAGGATCTGTCCAATAATAAGTATAGAGATTAATGTAGCTGATAGGGAGGGACCAGTTCTTCCTAAAAGAGTAAGTAATAGGTGTCCTGCAATTATATTAGCTGCCAATCGCACTGCTAAGGTACCAGGTCTGATTACATTTCTAATGGTTTCAATTAACACTATAAAAGGTATAAGAGCTCCGGGAGTTCCTTGTGGAACAAGATGAGCAAATATATGTTGAGTGTGGTTGATTCACCCAAATATTATAAAGGCTACTCATAAAGGTAGGGCAAGAGCTAATGTTATAGTAAGGTGTCTTGTGCTTGTAAAAACGTATGGAAGGAGACCTAAAAAGTTATTAAAAACAATAAGGCTAAAAAGACTAACAAATATAAGTGTAGTTCCAAAATGAGATGAGCCTAATAAAGTTTTAAATTCTTTGTTCATAATAAGGATCACCGTAATGGTATTGCTCAATAAAGTATAGGTAAGAATATTATCAGTTAAGAGGGAGTATAAGAACTCTTGATGTAGGATCAAAAACTGAGAAtaaatttgttatcattttcaatttatttctattttttgtaatGGGGAAGgtgatttttcaatttttgtaGGCACTTTAATGAAATAATTtaagataataaatacaataaatgtggctgaaaatataagaaagaggtTTAGTTATAATAAGGGAGCTATTTGAGGGATCaaaagatatcaataatattgattactTAAGCATGACAGGCTTATGTTATGTTTAATTAACTAATATTTTATTCATCGGAAGTAGTCgttaattactattataagtTTAAAAGACCTACACTTTCAGTCATCCGATGAGGCTTCTCTGGAAGAAGAAATTCAGTTTAAGAAGGAATTTACTGATACTCTTTCGACTACATTAGGCATGAATCGATGGTTCGCACCACAGATTTCTGAACATTGACCATAAAATAATCCTGGCCGGTTTATCAAGAAACTTACTTGATTAAGTCGTCCTGGAATAGCATCTTTAACTCCAAGT
Coding sequences:
- the LOC138865663 gene encoding LOW QUALITY PROTEIN: cytochrome c oxidase subunit 3-like (The sequence of the model RefSeq protein was modified relative to this genomic sequence to represent the inferred CDS: substituted 11 bases at 11 genomic stop codons), whose translation is MTSSHGHYAFHLVDIRPXPLTGSIRAIILTTGLVKXFHQFNPDLLILGITATTLTIIQWXRDITREGTYQGLHTKAVTIGLRXGIILFITSEVLFFFSSFXAFFHRRLAPNVEVGSCXPPAGIQTFNPFQIPLLNTAILLASGATVTXAHHAIIESNHSQAIQSLAITVFLGIYFTALXALEYYEAPFTIADSVYGSTFFVATGFHGLHVIIGRTFLIVCLYRLYKCHFSATHHFGFEAVAXYXHFVDVVXLFLYISIY
- the LOC138865740 gene encoding LOW QUALITY PROTEIN: ATP synthase subunit a-like (The sequence of the model RefSeq protein was modified relative to this genomic sequence to represent the inferred CDS: substituted 2 bases at 2 genomic stop codons), which produces MTESFLILHQEFLYSLLTDNILTYTLLSNTITVILIMNKEFKTLLGSSHFGTTLIFVSLFSLIVFNNFLGLLPYVFTSTRHLTITLALALPLXVAFIIFGXINHTQHIFAHLVPQGTPGALIPFIVLIETIRNVIRPGTLAVRLAANIIAGHLLLTLLGRTGPSLSATLISILIIGQILLLILEAAVAVIQSYAFAVLRTLYASEVT